One bacterium DNA segment encodes these proteins:
- the clpX gene encoding ATP-dependent Clp protease ATP-binding subunit ClpX, giving the protein MTNGAKRVERCSFCGKDAYSVRKLFSGYNAFICDQCVEMTHEMIDDTPRGKSVQRPVKIYKPKEIRAFLDQYVIGQDRAKKTLSVAVYNHYQRIFNQTEIGETEMEKSNILMLGPTGTGKTLLAQTLARMLSVPFSIADATVLTEAGYVGEDVENILVRLYQSADYDKSRTEVGIIFVDEIDKIARKSANPSITRDVSGEGVQQGLLKMLEGTVSNIPPKGGRKHPEQPFVHIDTKNILLICGGAFDGLEKIIARRVGKQQVGFKVDRRDVSTDDSSALLHMVETEDLLEYGLIPELIGRLPVATVLDELSDEAMLQILTEPKNCLTKQYTKMFQLESIELEFTPEALKEVVKIARKRKTGARALRSIFEEKMLDIMYEAPSYRNVSKIVITDETISAGAPPIIERSSKSGKQSA; this is encoded by the coding sequence ATGACTAATGGCGCCAAGCGCGTCGAGCGTTGCTCATTCTGCGGTAAAGATGCGTACAGTGTCCGGAAGTTATTCTCCGGATACAACGCATTCATTTGCGATCAATGCGTCGAGATGACGCATGAAATGATCGACGATACGCCGCGCGGCAAGTCGGTCCAACGTCCGGTAAAGATCTACAAACCGAAAGAAATTCGCGCCTTTCTCGACCAGTATGTGATTGGTCAGGATCGCGCCAAGAAGACTCTATCGGTCGCAGTGTATAATCACTATCAGCGCATATTCAACCAGACCGAGATCGGCGAGACTGAGATGGAGAAATCCAATATTCTCATGCTCGGTCCGACCGGAACGGGAAAAACACTTCTGGCGCAGACATTGGCACGCATGCTTTCTGTGCCATTCAGCATCGCCGATGCCACGGTACTTACCGAGGCAGGTTATGTTGGCGAGGATGTCGAGAACATCCTGGTTCGGCTGTATCAGTCGGCTGACTACGACAAATCGCGCACCGAAGTCGGTATTATCTTTGTTGACGAAATCGACAAGATCGCGCGCAAGTCGGCGAATCCTTCAATCACTCGCGACGTTTCCGGTGAAGGCGTTCAGCAGGGTCTGCTGAAAATGCTTGAAGGCACCGTCTCGAATATCCCCCCGAAAGGCGGGCGCAAGCACCCAGAACAGCCATTTGTGCATATTGACACCAAAAATATTCTCTTAATCTGCGGCGGCGCATTTGATGGTCTTGAGAAGATCATCGCCCGTCGTGTCGGTAAACAGCAAGTTGGATTCAAGGTCGACCGCCGTGATGTCAGCACCGATGATTCCAGCGCCCTGCTGCACATGGTTGAGACAGAAGACTTGCTGGAGTACGGTTTGATTCCCGAGTTGATCGGACGTTTGCCGGTGGCTACCGTGTTGGATGAGCTATCAGATGAAGCAATGCTGCAGATTCTGACCGAGCCAAAGAACTGCCTGACCAAGCAATACACAAAGATGTTTCAGCTTGAGAGTATCGAGCTTGAGTTCACACCGGAAGCTCTTAAGGAAGTCGTCAAGATTGCCCGCAAGCGGAAGACCGGAGCACGTGCACTGCGTTCGATTTTTGAAGAGAAGATGCTCGACATCATGTACGAAGCTCCTTCCTATCGCAATGTATCCAAGATCGTAATCACTGACGAAACGATCTCTGCCGGAGCGCCGCCGATTATCGAGCGGTCGTCCAAGTCAGGCAAGCAAAGCGCCTGA
- the tig gene encoding trigger factor produces the protein MPVNFELAQGEKCKRTLKITVTQDVVQEKFDAVYRKLKHDVELPGFRKGKAPIATIRARYGAAAARDVLEDLMDESYREAISQAGVTPVDYPKILDVDFEEGKALTYTAEFEIRPEITLEKYTGFTLKKPDDTVKDSEVNDLLEYVQRKNSSLESVERPAQKGDFVLADLEVLSDSAGNLGTKKFENVQLELVEGDVASQFAKQISGLDAGAETEIEIVYPEEHFDKRFSGSTIRFKISLKAVKHLQLVELNTEFFKQFDESITTVDEFKTKLKSDIQARKSKESHDSLREETIKEVIDKNRFELPEAMVERYLERLIEDMRKNSKETIDEAEVREQYRAVGIRQIRWDLLFHDIAEKRISA, from the coding sequence TTGCCCGTAAATTTCGAACTTGCTCAGGGGGAAAAATGCAAACGCACCCTCAAAATTACGGTAACTCAGGATGTCGTTCAGGAGAAGTTTGACGCTGTCTACCGCAAACTTAAACACGATGTCGAACTTCCGGGATTTCGTAAGGGAAAAGCTCCGATTGCTACAATTCGAGCCCGCTATGGAGCGGCAGCAGCGCGTGACGTTCTCGAAGACTTGATGGATGAGTCTTACCGGGAAGCTATTTCTCAAGCCGGCGTGACTCCGGTCGACTATCCGAAGATTCTTGATGTTGATTTTGAAGAAGGCAAGGCGCTCACTTACACAGCCGAATTTGAGATTCGTCCCGAAATCACATTAGAGAAGTATACCGGTTTCACCTTGAAGAAGCCGGACGACACTGTTAAAGATTCCGAAGTCAACGACCTGTTAGAATATGTCCAGCGCAAAAACTCTTCGCTGGAATCAGTGGAACGTCCCGCACAGAAGGGTGACTTCGTTCTTGCCGACCTTGAAGTTCTCAGCGACAGCGCTGGAAACCTGGGCACCAAGAAATTCGAGAACGTGCAGTTGGAATTGGTCGAGGGCGACGTCGCCAGCCAATTTGCCAAGCAGATCAGCGGACTTGATGCCGGCGCCGAGACCGAGATTGAAATCGTCTATCCGGAAGAGCATTTCGACAAGAGATTCTCGGGCAGTACGATTCGGTTCAAGATTTCACTGAAAGCCGTCAAGCATCTCCAACTCGTCGAGTTGAACACCGAGTTCTTCAAGCAGTTTGACGAATCAATCACAACCGTCGACGAATTCAAGACGAAGTTGAAATCGGATATACAGGCGCGTAAATCCAAGGAATCGCACGATTCGCTTCGCGAAGAGACCATTAAGGAAGTTATCGACAAGAATCGTTTCGAACTGCCGGAAGCCATGGTGGAGCGGTATCTTGAACGATTGATTGAGGATATGCGTAAGAATTCCAAGGAAACGATTGATGAAGCGGAAGTTCGCGAACAATATCGCGCTGTTGGAATTCGCCAAATTCGTTGGGATTTGTTGTTCCATGATATTGCTGAAAAGAGAATATCCGCGTAG
- the clpP gene encoding ATP-dependent Clp endopeptidase proteolytic subunit ClpP has product MIPIVVEQTGRGERAYDIYSRLLKDRIIFLGTPIDDNVANLVIAQMLFLEAEDANKDIFLYINSPGGVVTSGLAIYDTMQFIKPKVSTLCMGLAASMGAFLLAAGETGKRAALPHSRIMIHQPLGGAQGQVTDLEIQVKEAVQHKQRLSELLSKHTGQPLEKILSDTDRNYFMSSEEAKNYGIIDELYVKKA; this is encoded by the coding sequence CTGATTCCGATTGTTGTCGAGCAAACTGGACGCGGTGAACGCGCCTACGACATTTACTCCCGCCTGCTCAAGGACCGCATCATCTTTCTCGGTACGCCGATTGATGACAACGTTGCAAATCTCGTGATTGCACAGATGTTGTTCCTTGAAGCTGAAGACGCGAACAAAGACATCTTCCTTTATATCAACTCGCCCGGCGGTGTTGTCACATCCGGTTTGGCGATTTATGACACCATGCAATTCATCAAGCCGAAGGTATCGACGCTGTGCATGGGCTTGGCCGCTTCAATGGGAGCATTCCTGTTGGCCGCCGGCGAAACGGGCAAACGCGCTGCGCTTCCCCACTCGCGAATCATGATTCATCAGCCGCTCGGTGGCGCCCAGGGTCAGGTGACCGATTTGGAGATTCAGGTCAAGGAAGCAGTACAGCACAAGCAGCGGCTTTCAGAATTGCTTTCCAAGCACACCGGCCAACCGCTGGAGAAGATTTTATCCGATACCGACCGCAACTACTTCATGTCTTCCGAAGAAGCGAAGAATTACGGTATTATCGACGAACTCTACGTTAAGAAGGCTTAG